Proteins encoded together in one Dechloromonas sp. HYN0024 window:
- a CDS encoding response regulator: MTEQRNALVVDDHPTNRLLACALLKKFGWTVFEAECGTMALTMAAEHQFRLVLLDISMPGLSGEETCAALRAAETAQRLHIVAYTAHAFPEDEQRLLACGFDEVLVKPISRQRIEDLVAKL, translated from the coding sequence ATGACCGAACAACGTAACGCCCTGGTCGTGGACGACCATCCGACCAACCGACTACTTGCCTGCGCGTTGCTCAAGAAATTCGGCTGGACGGTATTCGAAGCCGAATGCGGCACCATGGCGCTGACCATGGCCGCCGAGCATCAATTCCGCCTCGTCCTCCTCGACATCAGCATGCCCGGCCTGTCCGGCGAAGAAACCTGCGCCGCCCTAAGGGCGGCCGAGACCGCCCAGCGGCTGCACATCGTTGCCTATACGGCACATGCCTTCCCGGAGGATGAGCAACGCCTCCTCGCCTGCGGGTTCGACGAAGTTCTCGTCAAACCGATCAGCCGCCAGCGCATTGAAGATCTGGTGGCCAAACTTTAG
- a CDS encoding HAMP domain-containing sensor histidine kinase: MKLPNFLGGIRGKLIGVFVLIKVVPLLLLAGFAWHATSQLGEDVSAKAGSMADAMLTTIKTVGKTVTDDSIRALDLRSREAIEALTTETAKEIATFLYGRDADIRQAAALEPSEAAFRNFLSERTRPVYQHGPWKLAEDGKSWVPEQPVVREAKVTRPILPDNAKDFHARPAEYFGEKEQRPLFVEMTFIDLNGNETVKVTTSQLTDKGRKNISVRNNTFVRAETYFADLKKLKPGDIYVSEVIGAYVPTQLIGPYLPASLDKAGKPFKPEESAYAGTENPVGKRFRGIVRWAMPVLRGGQTIGYVTLALDHDHIRQFSDRLMPTEERHTPIADAIKGNYAFLWDHRSRSISHPRDYFITGYDAQTGQPATPWMDADLYAEWQASGKPSHEFLAGTPPFRNQNLKLKPAKELIKAGTVGLDCRYLNFSPQCDGWNALTEHGGSGSFVIFFSGLWKLTTAAAIPYYTGQYGKSPQGFGFVTIGANVDEFHKAATETAGRINTLLEEKDASLAAQRSELLDHIADGLTTTAIGLWGSTLLMVVIVIGIAVWMAGLLTRRITAMISGIRAFQQGDLKRRLEANSSDEMGELSRSFNRMADSVEESFKRLEEAKEKAEEASRQKSAFLATMSHELRTPLNGILGFADLLKDDLEDPDQRSHAEIIAQSGNHLLQLVNEILDLAKIESGEMHFNISAVPLAGMLSECIASQRAIAEEKGLKLELQLADDLPDTFNTDPTRLRQILNNLLGNAVKFTAVGQVSLHVSRAERDIAFAIRDSGPGIAPEHHETIFEKFKQLDNFLTREHGGTGLGLALVRQLVEHMGGSVTLDSDIGAGSTFTVYLPLDIGHDRTT, translated from the coding sequence ATGAAGCTTCCCAATTTTCTTGGCGGCATTCGCGGCAAGCTGATCGGCGTTTTTGTCCTGATCAAGGTAGTGCCGCTGCTCCTGCTGGCAGGATTTGCCTGGCACGCCACCAGCCAGTTGGGCGAAGACGTTTCGGCCAAGGCGGGCAGCATGGCCGATGCCATGCTGACGACGATCAAGACGGTAGGCAAGACCGTTACCGATGACTCGATTCGCGCCCTCGACCTGCGTTCACGTGAAGCCATCGAGGCACTGACCACCGAAACAGCCAAGGAAATCGCCACTTTCCTCTATGGCCGCGACGCCGACATCCGGCAAGCAGCGGCGCTCGAACCTTCCGAAGCGGCGTTCCGCAACTTTCTCAGTGAACGGACCCGGCCGGTTTATCAGCATGGGCCGTGGAAACTCGCTGAAGATGGCAAGTCGTGGGTACCCGAACAGCCTGTTGTGCGCGAGGCCAAGGTAACGCGCCCGATACTGCCCGATAACGCCAAGGATTTCCATGCCCGTCCGGCGGAATATTTTGGCGAGAAGGAGCAACGCCCGCTGTTCGTCGAAATGACCTTTATCGACCTCAACGGCAACGAGACCGTCAAGGTCACCACCAGCCAGCTGACCGACAAAGGGCGCAAGAACATCAGCGTCCGCAACAACACCTTCGTCAGGGCGGAAACCTATTTCGCCGACCTGAAAAAACTGAAGCCGGGCGACATCTACGTCTCCGAGGTGATCGGTGCGTACGTTCCGACCCAGCTCATCGGGCCTTACCTGCCAGCCAGCCTGGATAAGGCCGGCAAGCCCTTCAAGCCCGAAGAATCTGCCTACGCCGGCACCGAGAACCCCGTCGGCAAGCGATTTCGGGGCATTGTCCGCTGGGCCATGCCGGTCCTCCGGGGCGGCCAGACCATCGGCTACGTCACCCTCGCCCTTGACCACGACCACATTCGCCAGTTCTCCGACCGGCTAATGCCGACCGAGGAGCGCCATACCCCGATTGCCGATGCCATCAAGGGCAATTACGCCTTCCTCTGGGACCACCGGAGTCGCTCCATTTCCCATCCGCGGGATTACTTCATCACCGGCTACGATGCGCAAACCGGGCAACCAGCCACTCCCTGGATGGATGCCGACCTGTACGCCGAATGGCAGGCTAGCGGCAAGCCTTCGCACGAGTTTCTGGCGGGCACGCCACCCTTCCGTAACCAGAACCTCAAACTCAAGCCGGCCAAGGAGCTGATCAAAGCCGGCACGGTCGGCCTTGACTGCCGCTACCTCAACTTCTCGCCACAATGCGACGGCTGGAATGCACTGACCGAGCATGGCGGCTCCGGCTCCTTCGTCATCTTCTTCTCCGGCCTGTGGAAGCTCACCACTGCCGCCGCCATCCCGTACTACACCGGCCAGTACGGCAAATCGCCCCAGGGCTTCGGTTTTGTCACCATCGGCGCTAATGTCGACGAGTTCCACAAGGCGGCGACCGAGACAGCCGGACGCATCAACACCCTGCTCGAAGAAAAGGATGCCAGCCTTGCCGCCCAACGCAGCGAACTGCTTGACCACATTGCCGACGGTCTGACCACAACCGCCATCGGCCTGTGGGGCTCGACATTGCTCATGGTCGTTATCGTCATCGGCATTGCCGTGTGGATGGCCGGGTTGCTCACCCGCCGCATCACGGCAATGATCTCGGGCATTCGTGCCTTCCAGCAGGGAGATCTGAAACGACGACTGGAGGCGAACTCCTCCGACGAAATGGGCGAACTTTCCCGCTCCTTCAACCGCATGGCTGATTCCGTTGAAGAGTCCTTTAAGCGTCTCGAAGAGGCGAAAGAGAAAGCCGAGGAGGCCAGCCGGCAAAAATCCGCCTTCCTGGCCACCATGTCACACGAACTGCGCACCCCGCTCAACGGTATTCTCGGGTTTGCCGATCTCCTCAAGGACGATCTCGAAGATCCCGATCAACGCAGTCATGCAGAAATCATTGCGCAGAGCGGCAACCACCTGCTTCAGTTGGTCAACGAAATTCTCGACCTGGCGAAGATCGAGTCCGGCGAAATGCACTTCAACATCAGTGCAGTTCCACTTGCCGGCATGCTCTCTGAATGCATTGCCAGCCAACGGGCCATAGCCGAAGAAAAAGGCCTGAAACTCGAACTGCAGCTGGCCGATGACCTACCCGATACATTCAATACCGACCCGACGCGCCTGCGCCAGATCCTCAATAATTTGCTCGGCAATGCGGTCAAGTTCACGGCGGTCGGCCAGGTCAGCCTTCATGTCTCCCGTGCCGAACGCGACATCGCCTTCGCCATTCGCGACTCCGGCCCCGGCATTGCACCGGAACACCACGAAACAATTTTTGAGAAATTCAAACAGCTGGACAATTTCCTGACCCGGGAACATGGTGGCACCGGTCTGGGGCTAGCCCTCGTTCGCCAGTTGGTGGAACACATGGGCGGAAGCGTGACCCTCGACTCAGACATTGGTGCCGGATCGACCTTCACTGTTTACCTGCCATTGGATATCGGCCATGACCGAACAACGTAA
- a CDS encoding extracellular solute-binding protein has protein sequence MSHCVRPLALVLALALASSLAQAKPPKPAPAPVPTAEFELAHNLGAVGEDRLQAIVDRFNKESGSTLKLVRLEKGGKPAALNLVSRYDMSDVLSQPKQFVPLYEMMTKAGEPLKMGELSADLKAGSLDAKGRLVALPVLYSTPVLFYNKNAFRKAGLNPDQPPKTWFEMQGMLDKLQDAGYACPYTSSWPVWVHVDNVSAISGLPAVSDKGVLAFNGLPQVKHLAMMATWTKANYFKLFGRRNEASARFHEGECAMISTDSREHTDFRDAKGVELGVAPLPYHDDVYGGRQSSLADGASLWIGAGRSAAQYKQAAKFVSFLISPEMQLEIVRVYGGLPLTSAARAAMRSKLLQDGDKTLDVAYASLNGNGGKSAVRVANIDPVRIITNEELEAVWDDRKPAKAALDTSVHRGNVLLGAKPLLKKAQPF, from the coding sequence ATGTCGCATTGTGTTCGTCCCCTGGCACTCGTTCTCGCCCTGGCTCTGGCCAGTTCCCTGGCCCAAGCCAAGCCGCCGAAGCCAGCACCTGCGCCGGTGCCGACCGCCGAATTCGAGCTGGCACACAATCTTGGTGCGGTTGGCGAAGATCGTCTACAGGCCATTGTCGATCGCTTCAACAAAGAATCCGGCAGCACCCTCAAGCTGGTCCGTCTGGAAAAGGGCGGCAAGCCGGCGGCATTGAATCTGGTCAGTCGTTACGACATGAGTGATGTGCTCAGCCAGCCCAAACAATTCGTGCCGCTGTACGAGATGATGACCAAGGCCGGCGAGCCCCTCAAAATGGGCGAATTGTCGGCTGATCTCAAGGCCGGTTCGCTGGACGCCAAGGGCCGGCTGGTCGCCTTGCCGGTGCTGTATTCGACGCCGGTGCTGTTCTATAACAAGAACGCCTTCCGCAAGGCCGGCCTGAATCCCGATCAGCCGCCCAAGACCTGGTTTGAAATGCAGGGCATGCTCGACAAGTTGCAGGACGCCGGCTATGCCTGCCCGTACACCTCGTCGTGGCCGGTCTGGGTGCATGTCGATAACGTCAGCGCCATTTCCGGTTTGCCGGCGGTTTCCGACAAGGGCGTGCTGGCCTTCAACGGCCTGCCGCAGGTCAAGCATTTGGCGATGATGGCGACGTGGACCAAGGCCAATTATTTCAAGCTCTTTGGTCGTCGCAACGAAGCCAGTGCGCGTTTTCACGAAGGTGAGTGCGCGATGATTTCCACCGATTCGCGCGAACATACCGATTTCCGGGATGCCAAGGGCGTCGAACTCGGGGTCGCGCCTCTGCCTTATCACGATGATGTCTATGGCGGTCGTCAGTCTTCGCTGGCCGATGGTGCGTCGCTGTGGATCGGCGCTGGCCGTTCGGCGGCACAGTACAAGCAGGCAGCCAAATTTGTCAGCTTCCTGATTTCGCCCGAAATGCAGCTTGAAATTGTCCGTGTCTATGGCGGCCTGCCGCTGACCTCGGCAGCCCGTGCCGCGATGCGCAGCAAGCTGCTGCAGGACGGCGACAAGACGCTCGACGTTGCCTACGCCTCGCTGAATGGAAACGGCGGCAAGTCGGCTGTGCGCGTCGCCAATATCGATCCGGTGCGTATCATCACCAACGAGGAGCTGGAAGCGGTGTGGGACGACAGGAAGCCGGCCAAGGCGGCGCTCGATACCTCGGTGCATCGCGGCAATGTCCTGCTCGGTGCCAAGCCGCTGCTGAAGAAGGCGCAGCCCTTCTGA